A window of the Miscanthus floridulus cultivar M001 chromosome 14, ASM1932011v1, whole genome shotgun sequence genome harbors these coding sequences:
- the LOC136503973 gene encoding protein STRICTOSIDINE SYNTHASE-LIKE 10-like: protein MSRLVFCLVLCLLCAGQQIVATAAATIQVPKQSDSSAVAFDFVPLPDDVTGAESLAFDRRGQGPYAGISDGRVLKWGGSARGWTTFAYSTSYAHNPSCKASPARPGDAEDVCGRPLGLQFNVRTGDLYIADAYHGLLKVGPAGGEAKVLAAKADGGAFTFVNGVDVDQSTGDVYFTDSSMSYTRRHNTQILLNRDSSGRLMKYDARAKRVIVLKDALPYPNGVAVSADRTHVVVAHTGPCQLFRYWLKGPKAGTYELFADLPGYPDNIRRDTRGGYWVALNREKIDGEAAAAGKHIVGVRLDSKGVQRDEMMAEDKSVTLSDVSEKDGKLWLGSVELDYVGLVDQRSLD, encoded by the coding sequence ATGTCGCGCCTCGTCTtctgcctcgtcctctgcctgcTTTGCGCCGGCCAGCAGATCGTTGCTACGGCGGCCGCGACCATCCAGGTCCCGAAGCAGTCTGACTCTAGCGCGGTCGCCTTCGACTTCGTCCCTTTGCCGGACGACGTCACCGGCGCCGAGAGCCTGGCCTTTGACCGCAGAGGCCAGGGTCCCTACGCCGGCATCTCAGACGGCCGCGTGCTCAAGTGGGGCGGCAGCGCGCGTGGCTGGACGACCTTCGCGTACAGCACCAGCTATGCCCACAACCCATCCTGCAAAGCTTCCCCGGCGCGTCCCGGCGACGCCGAGGACGTCTGCGGCCGCCCCCTAGGGCTCCAGTTCAACGTCAGGACCGGCGACCTGTACATCGCCGACGCCTACCACGGGCTCCTGAAGGTTGGTCCCGCGGGTGGCGAGGCCAAGGTGCTGGCAGCCAAGGCCGACGGTGGCGCGTTCACCTTCGTCAACGGCGTCGACGTCGACCAGTCCACCGGCGATGTGTACTTCACAGATAGCAGCATGTCGTACACGCGTCGGCATAACACCCAGATCTTGCTAAACCGTGACTCCTCCGGCCGGCTGATGAAGTATGACGCACGGGCCAAGCGTGTGATAGTGCTCAAGGATGCTCTGCCCTATCCCAACGGCGTCGCGGTGAGTGCCGACCGGACACACGTCGTGGTGGCGCACACAGGGCCGTGCCAGCTGTTCAGGTACTGGCTGAAAGGGCCTAAGGCTGGCACCTACGAGCTCTTTGCTGACTTGCCTGGGTACCCGGACAACATCAGGCGTGATACCAGAGGAGGTTACTGGGTCGCGCTGAACCGGGAGAAGATTGACGGTGAGGCTGCAGCGGCCGGCAAACACATCGTCGGTGTACGCCTAGATTCAAAGGGCGTGCAGCGTGACGAGATGATGGCGGAGGACAAGAGTGTCACACTCTCCGATGTCTCAGAGAAAGATGGAAAGCTCTGGTTGGGCTCAGTCGAGCTCGACTACGTCGGATTGGTTGACCAGAGGTCATTAGATTAG